CGGGCCTAGTCACGCCAATGGTCGGCAACACGTACAATGGGAGCGCGCTCCTCGGCCTAGCCCGTGTCCTCGACCAGGCCAAGCCCGGGCAGAGGATACTCGTAGCTCCCTTCGGCAGCGGCGCGGGCAGCGACGCCTACAGCTTCGTCGTGACCGATAGGATGGAGGAGCGCAGGGACAGAGCCCCCAAGGTGGACGACTACATCAGAGCGAAGCGCTACATCGACTACGCCGTCTACGCGAAGATGAGGAGCCTCTACGTACGCATATAGCCCCTGCTGGGAGGTGGACCCGCGTGACCCGCGTATACATAGCAGGCGTCGGCATGGTGCCTATCGGCCGCCACTACGGCAAGGGCCTCCTAGACCTCGCAGCCGAGGCGGCGTTCCGGGCGCTAGACGAGGCCGGAGTAGAGCCCGACATGGTCGTGGTAACCAACATGCTAGCCAGCAAGCTCCAGGAGCAGGACAACCTAGGCGCCTACATAGCCTCGGGCATCGGGCTCCGCGGCAAACCAGCACTCCGTGTCGAAGCGGCCTGCGGCAGTGGCGGCGCCGGAGTCTACACGGCCTACAGCATGGTGCGCTCAGGGCTCGCCCGTAGCGTCCTCGTCGTGGGCGTCGAGAAGATGACAGACTACCCGACCTCCACGGTGACCTCGGCCCTAGCACAGGCAGCGGACGCGGAGTACGAGCTGTTCTACGGCGCGAGCTTCACAGGGCTTAACGCGCTCATGATGCGCTACTACATGGAGCGCTACGGCGTCGACAGGGACACGATGAGCGAGTGGCCGGTGATGATGCACGAGAACGCCCTCAGCAACCCCTACGCGCAGATCCGCCGCCGTATAACCCGCGAGGACGTGGCCCGGAGCCAGGTGGTCGCGGACCCGATAAGGCTGCTCGATAGCAGCCCCATAGGCGACGGCGCAGCCGCCGTGGTGCTCGTCTCCGAGGAGGTGGCAGCTAGGCTCCCCGAGAAGCCGAGCGTCTACATAGCCGGCGCCGGCATGGCCACAGACACGGTGGAGCTGTCGAACCGCGAGGCCCTAGACCGTATACCAGCGGCGAAGACGGCGGCTGAGCAGGCCTACCGGATGGCCGGAGTAGACCCCGGCAACATAGACGTAGCAGAGATACACGACGCATTCACGATAAACGCTGTGCTCCTCATAGAGGAGCTCGGATTCGCCCCCCACGGTGAGGCGGCGCGGCTACTAGCAGAAGGCAGGTTCCACCCAGGTGACCGGCCGACGCTCAACCCTAGCGGCGGCTTGAAGGCCCGCGGCCACCCCGTCGGGACCACCGGCGTCTACCAGGTAGCCGAGGTAGCGATGCAGCTACGCGGCGACTTCCCGGGCGTACGGGTAGAGGGCGCTGAGACCGGTCTAGCGGTCAACATGGGCGGCGACGGCTCCACACTCATAGCCCATGTCCTACGCCGCGTGTAAAACAGCGCGGGAGGTGTGCACGTGATGGCTCTCCGCATGTCCCCGGTACGCGTCTGGAGGGACCGTGTCCCCCGCTACCGGCTAGTAGGCAGGGAGTGCAAGCAGTGCGGGCGCCGCCACTACCCGCCGCGCCCAGCCTGCCCCTACTGTGGCTCCAGGGAGCTAGAGGAGGTCGAGCTGCCACGGACGGGCATAGTGGAGACGTACACCGTGATATACACGGTGATGGACGGGTTCCGCGACAAGGCGCCCCTCACCATAGCGGTCGTGAGGCTCGACGACGGCACCCGGGTCCTCGCACCGATAACCGACGCAGAGCCCAGCGAGGTCAAGACCGGGATGAGGGTAGAGGCGGTGCTCCGCCGCATAAGGCGCGACGGCGAGCACGGCGTGATAGCCTACGGCACAGCGTTCCGCCCAGCACTCTTCTCCAGCGAAGAGGCCGATGACGAGCAAAAACCCAGCTAGAAGTCTATGACCCTACGTCATTATGCCTTGTAGTACTATCTTTTCCTTGCTTTCACCATGATGGGGCGGTAGAGGCTCCTAGAGGGCTCTAGCTTATATCACGTCTTCCCGCTAGATAGAGAACCCTCTGGGGGCTGTTTGTGGTAGAATCGGCCGTAGG
The window above is part of the Pyrodictium abyssi genome. Proteins encoded here:
- a CDS encoding thiolase domain-containing protein produces the protein MTRVYIAGVGMVPIGRHYGKGLLDLAAEAAFRALDEAGVEPDMVVVTNMLASKLQEQDNLGAYIASGIGLRGKPALRVEAACGSGGAGVYTAYSMVRSGLARSVLVVGVEKMTDYPTSTVTSALAQAADAEYELFYGASFTGLNALMMRYYMERYGVDRDTMSEWPVMMHENALSNPYAQIRRRITREDVARSQVVADPIRLLDSSPIGDGAAAVVLVSEEVAARLPEKPSVYIAGAGMATDTVELSNREALDRIPAAKTAAEQAYRMAGVDPGNIDVAEIHDAFTINAVLLIEELGFAPHGEAARLLAEGRFHPGDRPTLNPSGGLKARGHPVGTTGVYQVAEVAMQLRGDFPGVRVEGAETGLAVNMGGDGSTLIAHVLRRV
- a CDS encoding Zn-ribbon domain-containing OB-fold protein codes for the protein MALRMSPVRVWRDRVPRYRLVGRECKQCGRRHYPPRPACPYCGSRELEEVELPRTGIVETYTVIYTVMDGFRDKAPLTIAVVRLDDGTRVLAPITDAEPSEVKTGMRVEAVLRRIRRDGEHGVIAYGTAFRPALFSSEEADDEQKPS